In Candidatus Paceibacterota bacterium, the following are encoded in one genomic region:
- a CDS encoding DUF1287 domain-containing protein, translating to MNKLMILAAWLVLIAGGSAAEEAVGIRIVDAARQQIGVTTNYDPSYTKLKYPGGDVPLGTGVCSDVVVRALRRVGTDLQKEVHEDMEKNFAGYPQKWGLKAPDKNIDHRRVPNLMHYFERHSIWLQEKTTQPYVWTYAPGDIVAWDLGSGVTHIGIVSDKRPVHTPWGDTPLIIHNIGSGTKEEDILFKYKVIGHYRFRPHAKD from the coding sequence ATGAATAAACTAATGATCCTGGCCGCGTGGTTGGTCCTAATCGCTGGAGGAAGCGCGGCAGAAGAAGCTGTAGGCATTCGTATCGTTGACGCTGCTCGGCAGCAGATCGGAGTGACCACAAACTATGACCCCTCATACACAAAACTCAAATATCCCGGTGGTGACGTTCCGCTTGGGACGGGGGTGTGTAGCGACGTGGTCGTGAGGGCCCTTCGCAGGGTGGGGACCGATCTGCAGAAGGAAGTGCATGAAGACATGGAAAAGAATTTCGCCGGTTACCCGCAGAAGTGGGGGCTGAAGGCGCCAGACAAAAACATTGATCACCGCAGAGTTCCCAACCTGATGCACTATTTCGAAAGGCATTCTATCTGGTTGCAGGAGAAAACGACACAACCGTATGTCTGGACTTACGCCCCAGGAGACATCGTGGCCTGGGACCTTGGAAGCGGAGTTACGCACATAGGGATCGTGTCCGACAAGAGGCCAGTGCATACGCCATGGGGAGATACGCCACTCATTATCCACAATATCGGCAGCGGCACGAAGGAAGAGGACATCCTTTTTAAGTACAAGGTCATCGGCCATTACCGGTTTAGGCCCCATGCAAAGGACTAG
- a CDS encoding VOC family protein: MRILDSERGVPTTNLKHCVEFYTDVLGFTKVAESADRCTLALGSDQVVFRKAHKNEVRSLRDIGFSLDFRVSGIREYYDKVRAAGRAEITFELEFMQPGVWQFVLVDCNGYPVGFAM, from the coding sequence ATGCGCATCCTTGACTCCGAGCGAGGTGTTCCTACGACGAACTTGAAGCATTGCGTGGAGTTTTACACTGACGTCCTCGGTTTCACTAAGGTCGCGGAGTCTGCGGACCGATGCACTCTGGCATTGGGTTCGGATCAGGTGGTATTCCGAAAGGCCCACAAGAATGAGGTTCGGTCGCTTCGCGACATCGGTTTCTCACTCGACTTCCGCGTCAGCGGTATTCGGGAGTACTACGACAAAGTACGTGCCGCCGGCAGAGCGGAGATTACGTTCGAGCTTGAGTTCATGCAGCCTGGCGTGTGGCAGTTCGTGCTCGTGGATTGCAACGGTTATCCTGTAGGGTTTGCGATGTGA